A region from the Haliaeetus albicilla chromosome 16, bHalAlb1.1, whole genome shotgun sequence genome encodes:
- the NHSL3 gene encoding NHS-like protein 3 isoform X4, with protein sequence MVVFMGRNLSSLLAFFKKKGATKGETEKRLSVQYTAGEECPDNVFFPTTRPPHLEELHNQAQQGLKSLQHQEKQKQTKSAWDHGDTSSLQSCASSEDDSVSFRSQTASCATDSTSEDALSIRSEMIQRKGSTFRPHDSFPKSSERAGKKRKERRTTVLGIPQHVQKELGLRNSREAKGHPEADGRGQARHGGSQLPQPLLNGGQVSGDAIRIPTIDGKLQPLALSGGAHVRLGALEEADTALQKHIDRVYYDDTLLGRKTAAKLSPMVRPKSLAVPGMTTNATPPELLSPVMSISPQGTYMSKIIPNAILPPMVDVVALTRSSVRTLSRCSLVSSSPASVRSLARFSECSTRSREPSSSSDNWSHSQSTETIVSNSSTISSQGGSDRRQPEAGPCGEADAVARSDTDQVSIYSSASFASSCSKPAAGPGPVAPGLLVVGGSSGRASPAYSMSSQAEGSDTGSLASERSSARSVSLRKMKKPPAPPRRTYSLHQKAEGEPKVLGLPPKPDRRSQRESSTPWSPRPEPFSPTAEDEVFSPSSLSETSSLRSESLAGASSPEALRSSPGVTVVLREPQAQPKWSCPDGSDRTMSPSSGYSSQSGTPTLPAKGLGPPSVSPGRAQPQKPDRVCSLQSPALSVSSSLTSISSSASDPAPPETLPCRSDRFIIPPHPKVPAPFSPPPTKPQQPTAPAGPLVPSPDPPVPSTACQEPLAKPSGKSPPPSPPPAYHPPPPPAKKVEGTPQAASETPADTAWPPPPPPAPEEHDLSMADFPPPDEAYFSSLPDAAPAPVAGQKAAPSPGTASSSFSAAVSSRSQQQGPPAGAPQPPSPAEPPPEVTVPPPPPPPLPPPSAPALPPQISLKKAANGPRADAKKEPVLRNKSGPVPKEDASLPIVTPSLLQMVRLRSVSVEPPAAAGTGAEERPAPQKPVRRSLSTRQPPPAKDAVPSNQLHHAVHLKAAALSSGEAAEKPPGSRAALPGSEGPPGDGQLSPRNKSPASTASFIFAKSSRKLVIETASCPEAQADLKKNLVAELMNFSGQRSAAPAAAQQGLGKAQAHRKPGKIPPPVAKKPSLGPGPAPSPLNPKAPAAEALGSPVPDGKAKAVPADESRTKSEPAGMAAPGMEDRSAAEPLAQTLPAQDGRGETA encoded by the exons ATGGTGGTTTTCATGGGCAGGAACCTTTCCTCGCTTCTGGCTTTCTTCAAGAAGAAGG GCGCTACCAAGGGCGAGACTGAGAAGCGGCTGAGCGTGCAGTATACGGCAGGCGAGGAATGCCCCGACAACGTCTTCTTCCCCACCACGCGGCCCCCGCACCTGGAGGAGCTGCACAACCAGGCTCAGCAGGGACTGAAGTCCCTGCAGCACCAGG agaagcagaagcagaCCAAAAGTGCCTGGGACCACGGGGACACCAGCAGCCTCCAG TCCTGCGCATCCTCGGAGGATGACAGCGTGTCCTTCCGGAGCCAGACGGCCTCCTGTGCCACTGACAGCACCTCTGAGGACGCCCTCTCCATCCGCTCCGAGATGATCCAGCGGAAAG GTTCCACCTTCCGACCGCATGACTCCTTTCCCAAATCCTCAGAGAGGGCTggcaagaagaggaaagaaaggaggacgACAGTGCTGGGCATCCCCCAGCATGTCCAGAAGGAGCTGG GTCTCAGGAACAGCCGGGAAGCCAAGGGACACCCCGAGGCTGATGGACGAGGGCAGGCAAGGCACGGGGGCAGCCAGCTGCCACAGCCCTTGCTGAACGGCGGGCAGGTCTCCGGCGACGCCATCCGCATCCCCACCATCGACGGGAAGCTGCAGCCACTGGCTCTCTCCGGGGGTGCCCATGTTCGCCTGGGAGCCTTGGAGGAGGCAGACACGGCCCTGCAGAAGCACATCGACCGGGTTTACTATGACGACACATTGCTGGGGAGGAAGACGGCGGCCAAGCTGTCACCCATGGTGAGGCCAAAGTCACTGGCCGTGCCGGGCATGACCACCAACGCCACCCCCCCGGAGCTGCTGAGCCCTGTCATGTCCATCTCGCCCCAGGGCACCTACATGTCTAAGATCATTCCCAACGCCATCCTGCCGCCCATGGTGGACGTGGTGGCCCTGACGCGGAGCAGCGTGCGGACGCTGAGCCGCTGCAGCCTGGTGTCGTCCAGCCCGGCCTCGGTGCGCTCCCTTGCCCGCTTCTCAGAGTGCAGCACCCGCAGCCGCgagccctcctcctccagcgACAATTGGAGCCACTCACAGTCCACGGAGACTATCGTCTCCAACAGCTCCACCATCTCCTCCCAGGGTGGCTCTGACCGCCggcagcccgaggcaggacCGTGCGGCGAGGCGGATGCTGTGGCTCGCTCTGACACCGACCAAGTCAGCATCTACAGCTCCGCCAGCTttgccagctcctgctccaagcCTGCCGCCGGCCCCGGACCTGTAGCCCCCGGGCTTCTGGTCGTGGGGGGCAGCAGTGGCCGGGCATCCCCCGCCTACAGCATGAGCAGCCAGGCGGAGGGCTcggacacaggcagcctggccagcgagcgctCCTCCGCCCGCAGCGTCTCCctcaggaaaatgaagaagCCCCCGGCTCCCCCTCGCAGGACCTACTCGCTGCACCAGAAGGCCGAGGGGGAGCCCAaagtgctggggctgccccccaaGCCCGACCGGCGGTCCCAGCGGGAGAGCAGCACGCCCTGGTCCCCACGCCCTGAGCCCTTCAGCCCCACGGCTGAGGATGAGGTCTTCTCCCCGTCGTCGCTGAGCGAGACCAGCAGCCTCCGCTCCGAGAGCCTGGCCGGCGCCAGCTCCCCTGAGGCCTTGCGGAGCAGCCCTGGGGTGACAGTGGTGCTGAGGGAGCCCCAGGCTCAGCCCAAGTGGAGCTGCCCGGATGGGTCTGACCGCACCATGTCCCCTTCCAGTGGCTACTCCAGCCAGAGCGGGACACCCACGCTGCCCGCCAAGGGGCTGGGACCCCCATCTGTATCCCCGggcagggctcagccccagAAGCCGGACCGGGTCTGCTCCCTGCAGTCGCCTGCGCTGTCTGTGTCCTCCTCCCTcacctccatctcctcctcGGCCTCGGACCCAGCCCCCCCAGAGACGCTGCCCTGCCGCTCGGACCGGTTCATCATCCCACCGCACCCCAAGGTGCCCGCTCCCTTCTCCCCGCCACCCACCAAGCCCCAGCAGCCCAcagcccccgccggcccccTCGTCCCCTCGCCAGACCCACCAGTGCCCAGCACTGCCTGCCAGGAGCCCTTGGCCAAGCCCAGCGGCAAGTCTCCACCGCCATCGCCGCCGCCTGCCTACCACCCGCCTCCTCCACCGGCCAAAAAGGTGGAGGGGACCCCCCAGGCCGCCAGCGAGACCCCCGCCGACACCGCCTGGCCCCCACCACCCCCGCCAGCTCCCGAGGAGCACGACCTATCCATGGCGGACTTCCCCCCTCCGGATGAAGCctatttctccagcctgcctgATGCCGCGCCGGCTCCGGTGGCCGGGCAGAAAGCGGCACCGAGCCCGGGGACTGCGTCGTCTTCGTTCTCGGCCGCCGTCTCCTCGCGCAGCCAGCAGCAAGGCCCTCCGGCTGGGGCACCGCAGCCGCCTTCCCCCGCCGAGCCCCCTCCCGAGGTCACCGtgcccccgccaccgccgccacctctccccccaccctcgGCTCCGGCTCTGCCACCCCAAATCAGCCTTAAGAAGGCGGCCAACGGCCCCCGGGCAGACGCCAAGAAGGAGCCGGTGTTGCGGAACAAGAGCGGTCCTGTGCCCAAGGAGGATGCCAGCCTGCCCATCGTCACGCCCTCGCTGCTGCAGATGGTACGGCTGCGCTCCGTGAGCGTGGagccgcccgccgcggccggtACCGGTGCCGAGGAGCGGCCGGCACCCCAGAAGCCTGTCCGCCGGTCCCTGTCCACAcggcagccccctcctgccaAAGACGCGGTGCCTTCAAACCAGCTCCACCATGCTGTGCACCTCAAGGCTGCCGCCTTGTCCTCTGGTGAGGCTGCGGAGAAGCCACCGGGCAGCAGAGCGGCTCTGCCCGGCTCCGAGGGGCCCCCCGGGGACGGCCAGCTCTCCCCCAGGAACAAGTCACCGGCCTCCACCGCCAGCTTCATCTTTGCCAAGAGCTCTAGGAAGCTGGTGATCGAGACGGCCTCGTGCCCCGAGGCACAGGCTGACCTGAAGAAGAACTTGGTGGCCGAGCTGATGAATTTCTCGGGGCAACGCtcggcagccccggctgctgcccagcagggCCTCGGCAAGGCACAAGCCCACCGAAAACCTGGCAAGATCCCCCCTCCGGTAGCCAAGAAGCCTTCGCTTGGCCCGGGGCCGGCTCCTTCCCCCCTGAACCCAAAGGCACCGGCGGCAGAGGCACTGGGCTCCCCCGTGCCAGATGGGAAAGCCAAGGCAGTGCCAGCGGACGAGAGCAGGACTAAGAGTGAGCCGGCAGGAATGGCGGCCCCGGGGATGGAGGACAGGAGCGCCGCAGAGCCGCTGGCTCAGACCCTCCCTGCACAAG ATGGACGGGGAGAGACGGCCTGA
- the NHSL3 gene encoding NHS-like protein 3 isoform X1, translated as MSAGAAPAVGGEKEPERNGGGGGSGSAAAAPPSRRKKARAGSLRRALSWLRGRRRRRKSGSPSAGAEGRGATKGETEKRLSVQYTAGEECPDNVFFPTTRPPHLEELHNQAQQGLKSLQHQEKQKQTKSAWDHGDTSSLQSCASSEDDSVSFRSQTASCATDSTSEDALSIRSEMIQRKGSTFRPHDSFPKSSERAGKKRKERRTTVLGIPQHVQKELGLRNSREAKGHPEADGRGQARHGGSQLPQPLLNGGQVSGDAIRIPTIDGKLQPLALSGGAHVRLGALEEADTALQKHIDRVYYDDTLLGRKTAAKLSPMVRPKSLAVPGMTTNATPPELLSPVMSISPQGTYMSKIIPNAILPPMVDVVALTRSSVRTLSRCSLVSSSPASVRSLARFSECSTRSREPSSSSDNWSHSQSTETIVSNSSTISSQGGSDRRQPEAGPCGEADAVARSDTDQVSIYSSASFASSCSKPAAGPGPVAPGLLVVGGSSGRASPAYSMSSQAEGSDTGSLASERSSARSVSLRKMKKPPAPPRRTYSLHQKAEGEPKVLGLPPKPDRRSQRESSTPWSPRPEPFSPTAEDEVFSPSSLSETSSLRSESLAGASSPEALRSSPGVTVVLREPQAQPKWSCPDGSDRTMSPSSGYSSQSGTPTLPAKGLGPPSVSPGRAQPQKPDRVCSLQSPALSVSSSLTSISSSASDPAPPETLPCRSDRFIIPPHPKVPAPFSPPPTKPQQPTAPAGPLVPSPDPPVPSTACQEPLAKPSGKSPPPSPPPAYHPPPPPAKKVEGTPQAASETPADTAWPPPPPPAPEEHDLSMADFPPPDEAYFSSLPDAAPAPVAGQKAAPSPGTASSSFSAAVSSRSQQQGPPAGAPQPPSPAEPPPEVTVPPPPPPPLPPPSAPALPPQISLKKAANGPRADAKKEPVLRNKSGPVPKEDASLPIVTPSLLQMVRLRSVSVEPPAAAGTGAEERPAPQKPVRRSLSTRQPPPAKDAVPSNQLHHAVHLKAAALSSGEAAEKPPGSRAALPGSEGPPGDGQLSPRNKSPASTASFIFAKSSRKLVIETASCPEAQADLKKNLVAELMNFSGQRSAAPAAAQQGLGKAQAHRKPGKIPPPVAKKPSLGPGPAPSPLNPKAPAAEALGSPVPDGKAKAVPADESRTKSEPAGMAAPGMEDRSAAEPLAQTLPAQDGRGETA; from the exons GCGCTACCAAGGGCGAGACTGAGAAGCGGCTGAGCGTGCAGTATACGGCAGGCGAGGAATGCCCCGACAACGTCTTCTTCCCCACCACGCGGCCCCCGCACCTGGAGGAGCTGCACAACCAGGCTCAGCAGGGACTGAAGTCCCTGCAGCACCAGG agaagcagaagcagaCCAAAAGTGCCTGGGACCACGGGGACACCAGCAGCCTCCAG TCCTGCGCATCCTCGGAGGATGACAGCGTGTCCTTCCGGAGCCAGACGGCCTCCTGTGCCACTGACAGCACCTCTGAGGACGCCCTCTCCATCCGCTCCGAGATGATCCAGCGGAAAG GTTCCACCTTCCGACCGCATGACTCCTTTCCCAAATCCTCAGAGAGGGCTggcaagaagaggaaagaaaggaggacgACAGTGCTGGGCATCCCCCAGCATGTCCAGAAGGAGCTGG GTCTCAGGAACAGCCGGGAAGCCAAGGGACACCCCGAGGCTGATGGACGAGGGCAGGCAAGGCACGGGGGCAGCCAGCTGCCACAGCCCTTGCTGAACGGCGGGCAGGTCTCCGGCGACGCCATCCGCATCCCCACCATCGACGGGAAGCTGCAGCCACTGGCTCTCTCCGGGGGTGCCCATGTTCGCCTGGGAGCCTTGGAGGAGGCAGACACGGCCCTGCAGAAGCACATCGACCGGGTTTACTATGACGACACATTGCTGGGGAGGAAGACGGCGGCCAAGCTGTCACCCATGGTGAGGCCAAAGTCACTGGCCGTGCCGGGCATGACCACCAACGCCACCCCCCCGGAGCTGCTGAGCCCTGTCATGTCCATCTCGCCCCAGGGCACCTACATGTCTAAGATCATTCCCAACGCCATCCTGCCGCCCATGGTGGACGTGGTGGCCCTGACGCGGAGCAGCGTGCGGACGCTGAGCCGCTGCAGCCTGGTGTCGTCCAGCCCGGCCTCGGTGCGCTCCCTTGCCCGCTTCTCAGAGTGCAGCACCCGCAGCCGCgagccctcctcctccagcgACAATTGGAGCCACTCACAGTCCACGGAGACTATCGTCTCCAACAGCTCCACCATCTCCTCCCAGGGTGGCTCTGACCGCCggcagcccgaggcaggacCGTGCGGCGAGGCGGATGCTGTGGCTCGCTCTGACACCGACCAAGTCAGCATCTACAGCTCCGCCAGCTttgccagctcctgctccaagcCTGCCGCCGGCCCCGGACCTGTAGCCCCCGGGCTTCTGGTCGTGGGGGGCAGCAGTGGCCGGGCATCCCCCGCCTACAGCATGAGCAGCCAGGCGGAGGGCTcggacacaggcagcctggccagcgagcgctCCTCCGCCCGCAGCGTCTCCctcaggaaaatgaagaagCCCCCGGCTCCCCCTCGCAGGACCTACTCGCTGCACCAGAAGGCCGAGGGGGAGCCCAaagtgctggggctgccccccaaGCCCGACCGGCGGTCCCAGCGGGAGAGCAGCACGCCCTGGTCCCCACGCCCTGAGCCCTTCAGCCCCACGGCTGAGGATGAGGTCTTCTCCCCGTCGTCGCTGAGCGAGACCAGCAGCCTCCGCTCCGAGAGCCTGGCCGGCGCCAGCTCCCCTGAGGCCTTGCGGAGCAGCCCTGGGGTGACAGTGGTGCTGAGGGAGCCCCAGGCTCAGCCCAAGTGGAGCTGCCCGGATGGGTCTGACCGCACCATGTCCCCTTCCAGTGGCTACTCCAGCCAGAGCGGGACACCCACGCTGCCCGCCAAGGGGCTGGGACCCCCATCTGTATCCCCGggcagggctcagccccagAAGCCGGACCGGGTCTGCTCCCTGCAGTCGCCTGCGCTGTCTGTGTCCTCCTCCCTcacctccatctcctcctcGGCCTCGGACCCAGCCCCCCCAGAGACGCTGCCCTGCCGCTCGGACCGGTTCATCATCCCACCGCACCCCAAGGTGCCCGCTCCCTTCTCCCCGCCACCCACCAAGCCCCAGCAGCCCAcagcccccgccggcccccTCGTCCCCTCGCCAGACCCACCAGTGCCCAGCACTGCCTGCCAGGAGCCCTTGGCCAAGCCCAGCGGCAAGTCTCCACCGCCATCGCCGCCGCCTGCCTACCACCCGCCTCCTCCACCGGCCAAAAAGGTGGAGGGGACCCCCCAGGCCGCCAGCGAGACCCCCGCCGACACCGCCTGGCCCCCACCACCCCCGCCAGCTCCCGAGGAGCACGACCTATCCATGGCGGACTTCCCCCCTCCGGATGAAGCctatttctccagcctgcctgATGCCGCGCCGGCTCCGGTGGCCGGGCAGAAAGCGGCACCGAGCCCGGGGACTGCGTCGTCTTCGTTCTCGGCCGCCGTCTCCTCGCGCAGCCAGCAGCAAGGCCCTCCGGCTGGGGCACCGCAGCCGCCTTCCCCCGCCGAGCCCCCTCCCGAGGTCACCGtgcccccgccaccgccgccacctctccccccaccctcgGCTCCGGCTCTGCCACCCCAAATCAGCCTTAAGAAGGCGGCCAACGGCCCCCGGGCAGACGCCAAGAAGGAGCCGGTGTTGCGGAACAAGAGCGGTCCTGTGCCCAAGGAGGATGCCAGCCTGCCCATCGTCACGCCCTCGCTGCTGCAGATGGTACGGCTGCGCTCCGTGAGCGTGGagccgcccgccgcggccggtACCGGTGCCGAGGAGCGGCCGGCACCCCAGAAGCCTGTCCGCCGGTCCCTGTCCACAcggcagccccctcctgccaAAGACGCGGTGCCTTCAAACCAGCTCCACCATGCTGTGCACCTCAAGGCTGCCGCCTTGTCCTCTGGTGAGGCTGCGGAGAAGCCACCGGGCAGCAGAGCGGCTCTGCCCGGCTCCGAGGGGCCCCCCGGGGACGGCCAGCTCTCCCCCAGGAACAAGTCACCGGCCTCCACCGCCAGCTTCATCTTTGCCAAGAGCTCTAGGAAGCTGGTGATCGAGACGGCCTCGTGCCCCGAGGCACAGGCTGACCTGAAGAAGAACTTGGTGGCCGAGCTGATGAATTTCTCGGGGCAACGCtcggcagccccggctgctgcccagcagggCCTCGGCAAGGCACAAGCCCACCGAAAACCTGGCAAGATCCCCCCTCCGGTAGCCAAGAAGCCTTCGCTTGGCCCGGGGCCGGCTCCTTCCCCCCTGAACCCAAAGGCACCGGCGGCAGAGGCACTGGGCTCCCCCGTGCCAGATGGGAAAGCCAAGGCAGTGCCAGCGGACGAGAGCAGGACTAAGAGTGAGCCGGCAGGAATGGCGGCCCCGGGGATGGAGGACAGGAGCGCCGCAGAGCCGCTGGCTCAGACCCTCCCTGCACAAG ATGGACGGGGAGAGACGGCCTGA
- the NHSL3 gene encoding NHS-like protein 3 isoform X2, which yields MLELPVLLSAPQLWQGLRTRDPGGAGAGLPRGCATKGETEKRLSVQYTAGEECPDNVFFPTTRPPHLEELHNQAQQGLKSLQHQEKQKQTKSAWDHGDTSSLQSCASSEDDSVSFRSQTASCATDSTSEDALSIRSEMIQRKGSTFRPHDSFPKSSERAGKKRKERRTTVLGIPQHVQKELGLRNSREAKGHPEADGRGQARHGGSQLPQPLLNGGQVSGDAIRIPTIDGKLQPLALSGGAHVRLGALEEADTALQKHIDRVYYDDTLLGRKTAAKLSPMVRPKSLAVPGMTTNATPPELLSPVMSISPQGTYMSKIIPNAILPPMVDVVALTRSSVRTLSRCSLVSSSPASVRSLARFSECSTRSREPSSSSDNWSHSQSTETIVSNSSTISSQGGSDRRQPEAGPCGEADAVARSDTDQVSIYSSASFASSCSKPAAGPGPVAPGLLVVGGSSGRASPAYSMSSQAEGSDTGSLASERSSARSVSLRKMKKPPAPPRRTYSLHQKAEGEPKVLGLPPKPDRRSQRESSTPWSPRPEPFSPTAEDEVFSPSSLSETSSLRSESLAGASSPEALRSSPGVTVVLREPQAQPKWSCPDGSDRTMSPSSGYSSQSGTPTLPAKGLGPPSVSPGRAQPQKPDRVCSLQSPALSVSSSLTSISSSASDPAPPETLPCRSDRFIIPPHPKVPAPFSPPPTKPQQPTAPAGPLVPSPDPPVPSTACQEPLAKPSGKSPPPSPPPAYHPPPPPAKKVEGTPQAASETPADTAWPPPPPPAPEEHDLSMADFPPPDEAYFSSLPDAAPAPVAGQKAAPSPGTASSSFSAAVSSRSQQQGPPAGAPQPPSPAEPPPEVTVPPPPPPPLPPPSAPALPPQISLKKAANGPRADAKKEPVLRNKSGPVPKEDASLPIVTPSLLQMVRLRSVSVEPPAAAGTGAEERPAPQKPVRRSLSTRQPPPAKDAVPSNQLHHAVHLKAAALSSGEAAEKPPGSRAALPGSEGPPGDGQLSPRNKSPASTASFIFAKSSRKLVIETASCPEAQADLKKNLVAELMNFSGQRSAAPAAAQQGLGKAQAHRKPGKIPPPVAKKPSLGPGPAPSPLNPKAPAAEALGSPVPDGKAKAVPADESRTKSEPAGMAAPGMEDRSAAEPLAQTLPAQDGRGETA from the exons GCGCTACCAAGGGCGAGACTGAGAAGCGGCTGAGCGTGCAGTATACGGCAGGCGAGGAATGCCCCGACAACGTCTTCTTCCCCACCACGCGGCCCCCGCACCTGGAGGAGCTGCACAACCAGGCTCAGCAGGGACTGAAGTCCCTGCAGCACCAGG agaagcagaagcagaCCAAAAGTGCCTGGGACCACGGGGACACCAGCAGCCTCCAG TCCTGCGCATCCTCGGAGGATGACAGCGTGTCCTTCCGGAGCCAGACGGCCTCCTGTGCCACTGACAGCACCTCTGAGGACGCCCTCTCCATCCGCTCCGAGATGATCCAGCGGAAAG GTTCCACCTTCCGACCGCATGACTCCTTTCCCAAATCCTCAGAGAGGGCTggcaagaagaggaaagaaaggaggacgACAGTGCTGGGCATCCCCCAGCATGTCCAGAAGGAGCTGG GTCTCAGGAACAGCCGGGAAGCCAAGGGACACCCCGAGGCTGATGGACGAGGGCAGGCAAGGCACGGGGGCAGCCAGCTGCCACAGCCCTTGCTGAACGGCGGGCAGGTCTCCGGCGACGCCATCCGCATCCCCACCATCGACGGGAAGCTGCAGCCACTGGCTCTCTCCGGGGGTGCCCATGTTCGCCTGGGAGCCTTGGAGGAGGCAGACACGGCCCTGCAGAAGCACATCGACCGGGTTTACTATGACGACACATTGCTGGGGAGGAAGACGGCGGCCAAGCTGTCACCCATGGTGAGGCCAAAGTCACTGGCCGTGCCGGGCATGACCACCAACGCCACCCCCCCGGAGCTGCTGAGCCCTGTCATGTCCATCTCGCCCCAGGGCACCTACATGTCTAAGATCATTCCCAACGCCATCCTGCCGCCCATGGTGGACGTGGTGGCCCTGACGCGGAGCAGCGTGCGGACGCTGAGCCGCTGCAGCCTGGTGTCGTCCAGCCCGGCCTCGGTGCGCTCCCTTGCCCGCTTCTCAGAGTGCAGCACCCGCAGCCGCgagccctcctcctccagcgACAATTGGAGCCACTCACAGTCCACGGAGACTATCGTCTCCAACAGCTCCACCATCTCCTCCCAGGGTGGCTCTGACCGCCggcagcccgaggcaggacCGTGCGGCGAGGCGGATGCTGTGGCTCGCTCTGACACCGACCAAGTCAGCATCTACAGCTCCGCCAGCTttgccagctcctgctccaagcCTGCCGCCGGCCCCGGACCTGTAGCCCCCGGGCTTCTGGTCGTGGGGGGCAGCAGTGGCCGGGCATCCCCCGCCTACAGCATGAGCAGCCAGGCGGAGGGCTcggacacaggcagcctggccagcgagcgctCCTCCGCCCGCAGCGTCTCCctcaggaaaatgaagaagCCCCCGGCTCCCCCTCGCAGGACCTACTCGCTGCACCAGAAGGCCGAGGGGGAGCCCAaagtgctggggctgccccccaaGCCCGACCGGCGGTCCCAGCGGGAGAGCAGCACGCCCTGGTCCCCACGCCCTGAGCCCTTCAGCCCCACGGCTGAGGATGAGGTCTTCTCCCCGTCGTCGCTGAGCGAGACCAGCAGCCTCCGCTCCGAGAGCCTGGCCGGCGCCAGCTCCCCTGAGGCCTTGCGGAGCAGCCCTGGGGTGACAGTGGTGCTGAGGGAGCCCCAGGCTCAGCCCAAGTGGAGCTGCCCGGATGGGTCTGACCGCACCATGTCCCCTTCCAGTGGCTACTCCAGCCAGAGCGGGACACCCACGCTGCCCGCCAAGGGGCTGGGACCCCCATCTGTATCCCCGggcagggctcagccccagAAGCCGGACCGGGTCTGCTCCCTGCAGTCGCCTGCGCTGTCTGTGTCCTCCTCCCTcacctccatctcctcctcGGCCTCGGACCCAGCCCCCCCAGAGACGCTGCCCTGCCGCTCGGACCGGTTCATCATCCCACCGCACCCCAAGGTGCCCGCTCCCTTCTCCCCGCCACCCACCAAGCCCCAGCAGCCCAcagcccccgccggcccccTCGTCCCCTCGCCAGACCCACCAGTGCCCAGCACTGCCTGCCAGGAGCCCTTGGCCAAGCCCAGCGGCAAGTCTCCACCGCCATCGCCGCCGCCTGCCTACCACCCGCCTCCTCCACCGGCCAAAAAGGTGGAGGGGACCCCCCAGGCCGCCAGCGAGACCCCCGCCGACACCGCCTGGCCCCCACCACCCCCGCCAGCTCCCGAGGAGCACGACCTATCCATGGCGGACTTCCCCCCTCCGGATGAAGCctatttctccagcctgcctgATGCCGCGCCGGCTCCGGTGGCCGGGCAGAAAGCGGCACCGAGCCCGGGGACTGCGTCGTCTTCGTTCTCGGCCGCCGTCTCCTCGCGCAGCCAGCAGCAAGGCCCTCCGGCTGGGGCACCGCAGCCGCCTTCCCCCGCCGAGCCCCCTCCCGAGGTCACCGtgcccccgccaccgccgccacctctccccccaccctcgGCTCCGGCTCTGCCACCCCAAATCAGCCTTAAGAAGGCGGCCAACGGCCCCCGGGCAGACGCCAAGAAGGAGCCGGTGTTGCGGAACAAGAGCGGTCCTGTGCCCAAGGAGGATGCCAGCCTGCCCATCGTCACGCCCTCGCTGCTGCAGATGGTACGGCTGCGCTCCGTGAGCGTGGagccgcccgccgcggccggtACCGGTGCCGAGGAGCGGCCGGCACCCCAGAAGCCTGTCCGCCGGTCCCTGTCCACAcggcagccccctcctgccaAAGACGCGGTGCCTTCAAACCAGCTCCACCATGCTGTGCACCTCAAGGCTGCCGCCTTGTCCTCTGGTGAGGCTGCGGAGAAGCCACCGGGCAGCAGAGCGGCTCTGCCCGGCTCCGAGGGGCCCCCCGGGGACGGCCAGCTCTCCCCCAGGAACAAGTCACCGGCCTCCACCGCCAGCTTCATCTTTGCCAAGAGCTCTAGGAAGCTGGTGATCGAGACGGCCTCGTGCCCCGAGGCACAGGCTGACCTGAAGAAGAACTTGGTGGCCGAGCTGATGAATTTCTCGGGGCAACGCtcggcagccccggctgctgcccagcagggCCTCGGCAAGGCACAAGCCCACCGAAAACCTGGCAAGATCCCCCCTCCGGTAGCCAAGAAGCCTTCGCTTGGCCCGGGGCCGGCTCCTTCCCCCCTGAACCCAAAGGCACCGGCGGCAGAGGCACTGGGCTCCCCCGTGCCAGATGGGAAAGCCAAGGCAGTGCCAGCGGACGAGAGCAGGACTAAGAGTGAGCCGGCAGGAATGGCGGCCCCGGGGATGGAGGACAGGAGCGCCGCAGAGCCGCTGGCTCAGACCCTCCCTGCACAAG ATGGACGGGGAGAGACGGCCTGA